The genomic interval TTCTCCCTCTCCAACATCTTCAATaggctccccaccccccactgtaAGTAAAAAGATATTGAGTCTAGCCTCAAGCTGCTTTGCCGGCCATGGCCATACAAGTCTCTCTGCCTGTGACATTCCCTGCATTACCCTTCCTTGTTCCTGGGGCCTTGCTTACACTATATCCaagcttccttcttcctctccaagTCATACGCTATTGTTTTCCAAGTCCTGTTCAAGACCCATCACCCCATGAAGATTTCCTGAGTCCTCACAACTCATAATGATCTAATTCACTGAAGAAATCTAACACTTCAGTGTTCAAAGAGTCTATAATCGATTAACTATCCTTAATACTGTGTGTGCAGTTGTCTCAGAGAGCAATTAACTCAGGCTGGGTCGTTTACTGAGTGCCTTGCATACTTAGCCATGTTGCCAGGTTGGAGGCAGGCATTTCATCACATCCGTTTGGTTTCCCCTGGAGccgtggttctcaacctttcacATGGTAAAGAAACACGTGCAGAACGTGTTCTCCTGGATCCACCCCCAGAGATGCAGTAAGATTAGGGCAGGAGCAAATAACTGCTTTTGCAGTTCGCAGTGAaatcactgctgctgctgctgctgctgctgtgccgGGTGCCTTGAGCACCTCACATTGTACATAAGGCTAAAGTGTGTTTATGGATACTCAGTAGTGGgctatttctcttttctgctaTTTCAAGCTCACGatctgtaacttcttcctttcAGATTGATTTTGAAGATGTGATTGCAGAGCCCGAAGGGACACACAGTTTCGATGGCATCTGGAAGGCCAGCTTCACCACCTTCACTGTGACGAAATATTGGTTTTACCGCTTGCTGTCTGCCCTCTTTGGCATCCCAATGGCACTTATCTGGGGCATTTATTTTGCCATTGTTTCCTTCCTGCACATCTGGGTAGTCGTGCCGTACATTAAGAGTTTCATGATTGAGATTCAGTGCATCCACCGTGTCTATTCCATCTGCGTCCGCACCTTCTGTGACCCGCTCTTTGAGGCTTTTGGCAAAATATTCAGCAATATTCGCATCAACATgcagaaagaaatataaatgacatTTCAAGGATAGAAGTATgcctgattcttttctctttttaattttcttggtgcCAATTTCAAGTTTTAAGTTGCAAGTACAGCAACAACATATGAATGAATTGTCTTGGTTCATAAAGAGATCACTCATTTTTCGTAACGATTATTTGTCTCTTCTGAGCTattacatctatttttattttggtggtCTGAATTTTTTATACCCATTTAAAATGTCCTCCTTACATTGTTATTTGCATGTGTGTCATTGTTTTATTAGCTGAGATATGAAAGATAATTGGAGAGAAATATGAAGAACTGATGACTTCAACTGCCTATTCTAAAATATTGATCATTTTATGGTAAGGGAAGAATTCCAGACTACAGCCATTGATTGTACAGGTGTGTGGTTGGTTTTAAGCAAATTTTTCCCTCACGATCTGAGAAGTGTTAGTGGATTGCTGCCATTCATTTTAACAATCCATTGAAACCTGGTTATCATATTAGAAAACAGCCTGCATTCACACAATCTGACTAATGCCTTACCCTTCTTCAAAGTTTTAACCTGTGATACTTTCTGTGCCTCAATATTTGTTACATAATAAGACCTAAGTGCCTTCTTGTTcttcatattttccttttcagCTAGGGTCCAACTGCTCAGTTTCCACTAGGTCAGCAACCTCGCTAGAGACCACAATTAGAAAACCCATTACCTAGCTCTACACACTTGTTTCTGACTCTGAGAAACAGAGTCGGATGAAGTGCATGTCTGTGCATATCACACACCATCTTTACCGATATCGGGAATGGTCTACAGCAGtcccaggaaatgaactgaggtGGACAAATGGGGCTGAGTCCTCTCTGGGCTGGCAGGACTGGAAGCCAACGTTCCCTGTCTCTCATCAGCCGAATGAGGTCAGCATGTCTCTTCAGCTTCGTTTATTTTCAAGAATAATCACGCTTTCCTGACTCTAAACTAATCCATCACCAGAGTGTTTTAGTGGCCGGACATTTGTTCCCTTTTCAGTTGATCAGTGGGCCTCCGGGGAAGGGCTCACTGGAGGCCATTGTGTGAGACTGTCAGAGTCATTGCAAATGTGACCCCTTCAAAGTAAAGCACTTGCACCGTCTGTTATGCTGTGACACATGGCCCCTCTCCCTGCCAGGAGCTTTGGACCTAATCCAGGCATCATATTGCTCAGAAagaagatggaggaggagagCAGTAATAAAAGATTGAGGTAGTTTCGCTGGAATAAATTCAAAATCTTCTAAACTCAAACTGAGGAATGTTACCTGTAAACCTGAGTCATACAGAAAGCCCTGGTACATCCAAAAGCTTTCAGTCCCCTGATCACATTAAGATTCTGCCCTTGGGGAATTTATTTGTAGTCTTCAGTTACACTGTTACTTTTAGTTTCATACACCTGTTGGAATTCTGCctgactttatacttttttttttcttttttgcctcttCTAGTTTTCTTGACACATTACTTACCAACCTGCTACCAACTTTGATCTTTTGCATTTAAAACAGACACTGGCATGGACATAGTTTTACTTTGAATCTGTGTACATAACTGAAAATGTACTATACCGCATCCTTTTTAAGTGTaatgatatttttatctttatataagAAAAATCACTTGGAAATGGCTTTGCGATTCGGTCTGTAAACTGTGTACCCTAAGACATGTCTGTTCTGCATATGCGCTTAGTCCCCATCCTCATCCAAGAGCCACTCCAGACAACAGCTGACATTTGATACGCTTACTGATAGATTTTACACTTGTTTATTTTGCATGTCCTATAACGGGCATACGCCTCCGCACAATAAAGATGTTTACCAATTCTACACCGGCTTTGCTGTTTCTCCCCAAAGCGGGCGTATACATCAGTGTCTGTgtcagtgtgtttgtgtgtgtgatgtcCATGTCCATAGTGTGCACATATTTGTAGGCGTTTGTGAGGGGCGGTAGTCTGCCACTTGTCAAGTATTACAGTCGTTTAAGTGAGATCTTTCTTCTAAGGCCATTGCCACTTGTGAGTTATGTTAGAGAAAAGTTCTAATTCATCAGAAAGATGTGTTCAGCAGTTGCACCAATGCTTTATTATATGCCGTTTAATTTGAACCCCTAACAACTCTGTGTGATGATTATTAATATTCTCCTTTGGTAAATGACACATTCAGGAGGGAATGCCTTGAATTTTGCTGTGCTTTacgtgggattttttttaaaacggTACACTtcagaaacaatttattttttggcCTTGGGTAAGTTTTAAAATCAAACTTCTCTTTTAGTCAAGGTTttccagagaaatagaaccaataaaattatatatgtgaaatatatacGAACATGTAAGGAATAATATGTGTTTAAAGAggtttattataagaaattggtTCGCACAATTGATAGAGGCTAACAAGTCTCAAGATCTGCATGATGAATCAACAAGCTGGAGACTCAGGACAGACAATGGTTGTTCCAGGACAAAAGCTGGCATGCCCAGACCCAGGAAAAGCTGAAGCTTCAGTGTGAGTtcaggggggaaagggagagggaaagggggagggggaggggcacaaagaaaactagatagaaggtgacagaggacaatctgactttgggtggtgggtatgcaacataattgaacaacaagataacctggacttgttatctttgaatatatgtatcctgatttattgatgtcgccccattaaacaaataaaattatttataaaaaaaaaaaaaaaaaaaaaaaaggtctagcCAGGAGGAATATCTCTTACTCAGGAAAAGATCAGTTTTTGTGTTCAATTCAgtccttcaactgattggatgaggcccatccACAATGAGGAGAGCTCTCTACTTTACTTAGTCTACTgctttaaatgttaatctcatccaaaaacacccTCACTGAAATACCCAGAATAATGTTGACTGGATATCTGGGCatcccagtcaagttgacatgcAAAGTTAACCGTCAGTTTCCAAACAAACTTTTCCCAAAGTAATCTAATTTCTCTCACCCTGAAATTCCTTCATGCAGTCCCTCTCTTTGAAGGGCTCTCAAGCAGGCACTAAGGCTGCTTATTTAATAACCCAGTCTGGTATTTGTGTTGACACAACAAATCCATTTCCAGTATGTGGTATGGAGACATGCTTCTAACCATAGCAGCATGTGTGATTCTGGCCAAAGTCATGCAAGTCATGCCCCTAATTCAAGCTGAATCAGTGAAGTGACTTTAAAGAAACTTTATCATTCTATTGGTTTTATTATTTGagtttctaaatattaaataaatgaatatcttctttatttatattGGTTCAGCCACACACATAAAGCCATTACATTCTGGTTGCACAAATAACTACATAGCTTCAGACCACTTTTACTCCATATTGGAAATAAATAGCCTCATACTTCACACATTTTGTAAATGGGTTAGTTACATAATAATACACACCAACCTAGTGGAatggattttatttaaattcctGACTCATACCTCCTCGGATGCAGGTGCTGATATTTAAATGCTtggtttataaattataatatatatttataaaattgagaggggagacagagaaagacacactAAACATAACACAAAAAGTGAACAGCAAccatatgaaaaattttattggtaatgagataataaaaatcaaagcaataaCGTCATTTTTTCCTAAGTTTGcagtgaacaaaaataaaataatatctaaacTAGTAAGGGTACAAGGAAGCAAGTACACTAATCAGGGCTTCAGTGAGGGTGATTGGCATGAACCTTCTGGAGGACAATTGAATGTACATATAATTAATCCACCAATTTCACTTACTAAATACAAATGACAAAGGcatccaggagtccccaaactttttacacaaggggccagttcactgtccttcagactgttggagggccgccacatacagtgctcttctcattgaccaccaatgaaagaggtgccccttccggaagtgcggtggggggccggataaatggccttagggggccacatgcagcccgcaggccatagtttggggatgcctggcatACCCAAAGTTCATCACCATGAATGCTCATTATTTGATTCTCAATAgtagaaaatattgaaaacaacaTATTCAGAAATATGAAATCAGTtcaataaattatgatatatacaTTTAATAGGCTACTAaatgtgcttttaaatttttttatgtaatagaatgtttaatgaaatagaaatatgCCCATGATTTGCTGTTAACTTTAATAGTATAtatacatgcctgaccaggcagtggcacagtgaatagagcattggtcaGGGATacagagaacccaagttcaaaaccccgaggttgccagcttgagtgcaggcttatcagcttgagcacagggtcaccagctttagcatgatgtcactggcttgagcacgggtttatagacatgaccccatggtcactagcttgagttcaaggttgctggcttgagcaaggggtcactggctcagctggagcccctggtcaaggcacatataagaaagcaatcaatgaacaactaaggtgccacaatgaagaattggtgctacttatttctctctctttttgtctgtcatccctgtctgtccctctctctctctttcttgttaaaaaataaaaataaaaataactgaacaaaTAAAACGAAACAAACTGTTAGatacagagccctggccggttggctcagtgctagagtatCAGTcccgtcagcccggcatgtggaagtcccgggttcgattccagccagggcacacaggaaaagctcccatctgcttctccacccttccccctctcttttatttctgtctctctcttcccctacagcagccaaggctccattggagcaaagttggcccaggcactaaggacggctccatggcctccacctcaggtgctaaaatggctctggttgcagcggagcaacaccccagatgggccagcATTGCCttctggtgagcatgccgggtcttcctgcctcccccgccccccccacacacacacacttctcatttcggaaaaaaacccttttagatacagagaacattttgatggttgccagatgggacgGAGGTTAAAAAGAGCatgggattaagaaatacaattataaaaacagtcacagacatgtgaagtacagcataaggaatatagtcaataaaataataagactATGAATAGTATCAGATAGGGGTGGTCACTTAATaagttatacaaatgtctaatcactatgtggTATACCTAAACTAATGAAATATTCCAtatcaattataattaaaaaacaaaaaaatatgttttaaaaactaaagaagCCTGCTGGCTGTGTGATTTTGCTGGCCGAGGGCGATTGCTGTAAGGGGTACATAAGCCCAGGGGCCCAGGAGCTGCCAGCAGAATTAAGGACATATTTCAGAACACGCCTGTGATTGTTTTTACATGCAAATACTAAAAGTATGTATTTATTGAGAAAAACCTCAAAATATTTATGACTACTTTTAGAATCTCTGTCTTAAAGAAAAATTGACTATTAACTAGAGAAGACTTTGATAAATAACTTTAAAGTTcagtaattttaatttacttttcataaaataaatgtgaaattctaaaaaaaatgtatatatttgttggATGGTTAGTTGTTGGATGGTCAGAGTATCCTAGAAACTAAGAAGTCATGAGATGCCAAATTTCTGTTTTACTACTAATGGTGCCATGAGAAAGTCACCtaacccattttattttattcagtgagaggaggagaggccgagacagactccctcatgtgccctgacagggatccacctatcaagcccactagagggcgatgctttgccaactggggcattgctccattgctcagcaaccgagctcttcctagcacctgaactgaaggccatggagccatcctcaagtgCCCGGGgctaactcgctccaattgagccatggctgcaagaggggaagaaagagagagagagaagcaagagggacagggatggagaagcagatgggtgcttctcctgtatgccctgactgggaatcaaacccaggacattcacaagctaggccaacactctaccactgagccaaccagccagggcatcctAACCCATTCTGAAATAAATTACAACATTCCCAACaacatattttccatttttaatcccacttcaatttattttttgtgactttttcccCCATCAAAACTGTCTGTTTTGTACCCATTTGAACATTCTAATATGTCAAAATAGGAGTTTCTCTAATAAAAACTTGAGCAAGGACTACCATGGATATTTGATACACACATTTTTCTTGAATAATAGCAAACACATGTTGATACagttattaacaaaaataattttccaacagCTGCTGATTTCATCAATTCCACTATGTGATGAGCCACTCAAACTTCCAGAGTTAGAAAGTTACaagtcaagaagaagaaattttttattgtaatgaGAAAGGAGTGAAAAGAATTAGACCTAGCAAAGTGAGTAAGTCACCTGGAATAAGGATTTGAGGCTATAGGAGGTTAAGTaattcatatatcaaacaaaagcAGAAACTGTACACCTATCTAGTACTTTAAcagaagaactgaaaaaaaaaaatgtgaaaagtgGCATAAAGTATGGGGCATTTGCAACAGGAAGAGGGCAGTCATTGTTTTAAAggcaacagctgtcagtctaaaCTACTCTATGAATGGGTAATAACAAAAACCTACTCCCCTCCTTCATTTTTATTATCATGATGCCAACTGTTATGAGATAGTAACTATCCCAGGCATTAGTCACAACCCTTTTAGAAAAGCGATTTCTTAAATCCTTCATTACATTGCATAACTTCTTAGGAAAGGTGAGATTTAGTTACATGCCAACTCTAAAACAGAGTTCTATCAACTACATAACACAAGTCAGTGCTCTGTGAAATGCACAGCACAATGTTGCATTGATGGATATAATTTGGTTTGACATTGACTTTGAACTTTCACCATGATTTTGTTCTTTGCTTCATTGCCTTTCACGTTgccctcaaaataaaaatagctttcatttattgagcacataccaTATGCCAAGCAGTGTGCTAAGCCTCTTACAAATAATACTCCTAACAACAGCTCTATGGCTTTTGTGTAATTATCTAAACACCATTGTTCTGTTTCTGAGATCAGAAAATAGAAGCTTAGAGGAGGTACATAACTTACTTAAAGTTACCCAGAAAGTTTAACGCCCATGACTATTAGCTCCAAAGCTCTTGTTTACGAAGAAACTCCCTATATATTCTTGAGAGAAATTGCCAATGTGGAACACCATTAAGCAGTATTAAAACAGCATTGTGTGTCAtcaaggagaagagcaggaaaTGGTAAAAGGTCATGCAGACAATATATTCCCAAATCCAAGGGTCTGATCACAGAGTTTTCACTTACTTCTTCAACAGGCAACTTAGGAGCAACTATTTGGTCCAGCAGgggacagaaaaataagaaagatgaaGATTGGTAAGACAAGGGCCTTTGTCTTCAAGAAGCTCAGTAAGGCATCAGTGAAGGCACAGTCTGAGACGAAGTTAATACTCTATTATTTTTCTGCTGAAAAAAATAgcttttggaaaaacaaaaacaattgacaaTAAATTGTATGGTTTAATATAGCAGCTTTAGAAACCAAAAGCGTTAACTAGCTCTCCTAAGAAAACAGAGGTGGGCTAGAGGTAGAGATGAGAGAAGCAGCATCTGACCACTTTCCTTCAAACGGACAAGCcccattctcatttcttttcatattaattttcagCATAATATCTTGTTTGACTAAACAGTTCCATTACTAAGAAAATCTTAAAACCATGGACTGAATTGGTAAAATAAATGCGTATTTTATGCCGACTTAGATCTTAAATGAAATGCAAGTACCTGTTTTTGTGAATGTCACTTACATATGTCTCAATAATGTTTTGAAGATGCAGGCTCAACTGAAGAGGTGACCAAACTCAGAAAATATCTATCAAACGCATAAACAAATGCCAATTAACATACATGGTAGCTTTGCAAACTTACactctagttgcaacagaaatGAGTAATGATTTGAGTGGGATAAGTAGGAAAAAACTAGTAGTGTCATTTTTGTTCTTGAAGAGGAAATAATTTAACAGTGAAGATTTaggcattagaaaaaaatatctgggaTGATGTCAAATATTGCTCAATTTACAAATAGAATATAAGCCTTCAGTATCTACACTGGGCTAAAACAATTTCCTTAGATCTTCTTTCACTTTCAGTTCTAAACAATAATAAATGCAAACAATAAGACATTCTGTagcatagatacacacacacacacacacacacatacacacacacacacaaattgaacTTAGAAGCAGGAAGCTGTAATTAAATCCTCAGCCAAATTTAGAACCATCTGTGTGAATTGGATAAGTCTCATAACTGAAGACATTCTCTCACACCAGCTACCATCATGCCTCCTGCCTCAATAGACTATGGTTCAAATGACAATGTGAAAATGCCTTAAAATGGAGCCAGACTTCATGGGAATTACAGGGAGATAGATGGTGACGGAGGAGACTCAACTTGGAGTGGCAAACGCagtacaatatacaaatgatgttttGAAGAAGTGTACACCTGACCCCTTTACAGACAATCCCATACCTCATCACTCTGTCTCTGATTCACATGCTTTTCATAACACACCCAAGCCATTCTCTCATCTCTTTTCACAGACcacatttctatttgttttcatCGATATTTCTTTTCAACAATACTTCAAGGATCCGCTATTGTATTCCATTTCTGTGTTACTATGTTCATAGGCTCCTGGGGGAAACCTGCTTGGCCCAGACTAGATTACAGATTGGCGACTCTACATTCATGGTCCACCCTGGTCCAGTCAGTGGCAACTCTTATTGGAGACtgcaagccaacagggtctttgcggtttagatttttgggggacagaggtgtggggaaatgGCAGTAAACTGACAATCTGCCTAACCACCCACTTGcttagtgaagttgctaaaggatGTTTTTCTCCGTACCTCCATGTTAGccatggtgctggattgtttgaACTCTCCCATCCTCcgtgtccctcagaaagacttgaggcaattacctttttatcctttgtttagtgaagttaagatgttacgTATGGTGggtgttttctgcacttgggagaattcttgggttgccttggaaatgtgacttttttaatgatctctttgatttgct from Saccopteryx leptura isolate mSacLep1 chromosome 2, mSacLep1_pri_phased_curated, whole genome shotgun sequence carries:
- the CAV1 gene encoding caveolin-1 isoform X1, whose translation is MSGGKYVDSEGHLYTVPIREQGNIYKPNNKAMADEMNEKQMYDAHTKEIDLVNRDPKHLNDDVVKIDFEDVIAEPEGTHSFDGIWKASFTTFTVTKYWFYRLLSALFGIPMALIWGIYFAIVSFLHIWVVVPYIKSFMIEIQCIHRVYSICVRTFCDPLFEAFGKIFSNIRINMQKEI
- the CAV1 gene encoding caveolin-1 isoform X2, with product MADEMNEKQMYDAHTKEIDLVNRDPKHLNDDVVKIDFEDVIAEPEGTHSFDGIWKASFTTFTVTKYWFYRLLSALFGIPMALIWGIYFAIVSFLHIWVVVPYIKSFMIEIQCIHRVYSICVRTFCDPLFEAFGKIFSNIRINMQKEI